The following coding sequences lie in one Anaerolineales bacterium genomic window:
- a CDS encoding glycosyltransferase, producing the protein MTTMGWQHFLIFWGVWILIPLCIDVFKSLNDAFLVWRHRRMAKLYPPLPRRSLPKVSVIIPAYNEQLNIDRCITSLKAQTYPHHLIEIIVINDGSTDRPEEVVNGHINGTAHWNGHIRLHNRIIPAREFGGVMTLVQGEHKGKPTAVNLGIKQCRGELIFAVDSDVVLEPEAVEQAVAAFRVDPHLQAATAHLIIDPNLLVEANDKGYIRLDEDDLPILKELTFSQKFLASAQFFEYLQAFRIGRHAEAVRQELFTLSGACAIFRREVIQRMNGYRGRTVSEDTDATLTLQRAQERVGYLPQVRIHLAPVTNWRDLYSQRVRWQRGEIEVMAVNSDLLGKRGRFWSWTMPRRLQNDHALALLRLIWAFLLPLFPFFGYETSVIAQAAALMYTLYVLTDAVQMAVAWPVCARSERRLLRKSALYLPLLAVYRTVVYFFRLSGILKVLSEEPRWTTRGEWLEELQLQGLKRSVAWLGGLVDIWAE; encoded by the coding sequence ATGACGACCATGGGTTGGCAGCATTTCCTCATATTTTGGGGTGTGTGGATACTCATCCCACTTTGCATCGACGTCTTCAAATCACTCAACGACGCCTTTTTGGTTTGGCGTCACCGCCGCATGGCGAAGCTGTATCCGCCGCTGCCCCGGCGCAGTCTACCCAAGGTCTCGGTCATCATCCCGGCCTACAACGAGCAGTTGAACATCGACCGCTGCATCACCAGCCTCAAGGCGCAGACGTATCCGCATCATTTGATCGAGATCATCGTGATAAACGACGGTTCGACGGACCGCCCGGAGGAAGTTGTCAACGGGCACATCAACGGCACGGCGCACTGGAACGGGCACATCCGCCTGCACAACCGCATCATCCCGGCGCGTGAGTTCGGCGGGGTGATGACGCTGGTGCAGGGCGAGCACAAGGGAAAACCGACGGCGGTCAATTTGGGCATCAAACAGTGCCGAGGCGAATTGATCTTTGCCGTAGACTCGGACGTCGTTCTCGAGCCGGAAGCCGTCGAGCAGGCCGTCGCTGCGTTCAGGGTCGATCCCCATTTACAGGCGGCGACGGCGCACTTGATCATCGACCCCAACCTGCTCGTCGAGGCGAACGATAAGGGCTACATCCGCCTGGATGAAGATGATTTGCCCATCCTGAAGGAACTGACCTTCAGCCAGAAATTCCTGGCTTCGGCACAATTCTTCGAATACCTCCAGGCGTTTCGCATCGGCCGCCACGCTGAGGCGGTGCGCCAGGAGCTGTTTACGCTATCGGGGGCCTGTGCAATCTTCCGCCGGGAAGTCATCCAACGCATGAACGGCTACCGCGGGCGCACGGTTTCGGAAGACACGGATGCCACGCTGACGCTGCAGCGCGCCCAGGAACGCGTCGGTTATCTACCGCAGGTTCGTATCCACCTGGCTCCTGTGACCAACTGGCGTGATTTGTATTCCCAACGCGTGCGTTGGCAGCGAGGGGAAATCGAGGTCATGGCAGTCAATTCCGATTTGCTGGGAAAACGAGGCCGTTTTTGGAGTTGGACGATGCCTCGTCGGCTGCAGAACGATCATGCATTGGCCTTGCTGCGCTTGATCTGGGCTTTCCTGCTGCCCTTGTTCCCCTTCTTCGGGTATGAAACGAGCGTAATTGCGCAAGCAGCAGCTTTAATGTATACACTGTACGTGCTCACCGATGCCGTGCAGATGGCAGTGGCATGGCCGGTTTGCGCTCGCAGCGAACGTCGGCTGCTGAGAAAATCTGCGTTGTATTTACCGCTGTTGGCGGTATATCGGACGGTTGTATACTTTTTCCGTTTGAGTGGCATATTGAAGGTACTGAGCGAAGAGCCGAGATGGACGACCCGAGGGGAGTGGTTGGAAGAATTGCAGCTGCAGGGACTGAAACGGTCCGTGGCATGGTTGGGAGGGCTCGTAGACATCTGGGCAGAATAG